The Thermoplasma acidophilum DSM 1728 genome includes a window with the following:
- a CDS encoding electron transfer flavoprotein subunit alpha/FixB family protein, which translates to MKFLTVSDDMNFLRQVNTLVAGKGDMDSVIIGEGDAKGLGSKVLYRAKKGTPFDAVSEGILKIAGNYDYIAIGSTEVGREIAGYLSFKTGFYTATEIFSLEFNGQKAHTKRFFYGGKTVIEEESDARILTVAPGVIEAKDLGTTPEIRDLEIGQSRIKITKFVSKAGGSVRLEDAKVIVSVGRGIGSKENIAKIEPLAKALNGEIAGSRPVCMDYGWLSEDRQVGLSGKKVSPKVYIALGISGQIQHIAGMRNSKTVIAINKDKNAPIFQECDYGIVGDLFTVVPKILEQLKQ; encoded by the coding sequence ATGAAGTTTCTGACAGTATCGGATGATATGAACTTCCTCCGGCAGGTGAACACACTTGTAGCCGGCAAGGGTGATATGGATTCGGTGATCATAGGGGAAGGGGACGCAAAGGGACTCGGATCCAAGGTTCTGTATAGAGCTAAGAAGGGAACGCCATTCGATGCCGTATCTGAGGGCATTCTGAAGATTGCAGGAAATTACGACTACATAGCGATAGGATCCACGGAGGTTGGCAGAGAGATAGCTGGATATCTATCATTTAAGACGGGTTTCTACACTGCAACTGAGATATTCTCGCTGGAGTTCAACGGGCAGAAGGCACACACAAAGAGATTCTTCTATGGTGGAAAAACGGTCATAGAGGAGGAGAGTGATGCCAGGATCCTGACGGTTGCACCGGGTGTTATAGAGGCCAAGGATCTCGGAACTACGCCGGAGATCAGAGATCTGGAGATAGGCCAGAGCAGGATAAAGATAACGAAATTCGTAAGCAAGGCGGGCGGAAGCGTGAGGCTAGAGGACGCAAAGGTCATAGTATCAGTCGGAAGGGGCATAGGCAGCAAGGAGAACATAGCAAAGATTGAACCGCTGGCAAAGGCTCTGAATGGCGAGATCGCAGGATCGAGGCCAGTCTGCATGGACTATGGATGGCTGAGCGAGGACAGGCAGGTAGGTCTCTCAGGCAAGAAAGTTTCTCCGAAAGTCTACATCGCGCTGGGTATTTCAGGCCAGATACAGCACATAGCCGGAATGAGAAATTCGAAAACGGTGATCGCCATAAACAAGGACAAGAATGCACCCATATTCCAGGAATGCGATTATGGGATAGTCGGTGATCTATTCACCGTTGTTCCAAAGATACTGGAACAGCTCAAGCAGTGA
- a CDS encoding glycosyltransferase family 2 protein — protein sequence MQTLRQGAFAMGLTFWQIPVILVLLIPAGFKFISDSSSPITYAVEALWLMGMPIIVIALAGAYKSRNVRLSDFSGHIDEMVVFQIASIARWDVVNALERVINSIVSSAPRNLRNWFINLVIEENSEARSYLEKKYGGSNRIRITVVPREYRTKKGALAKSRANQYAIENLRAQGLISKSTWIYHLDDDTSIGPESVAAVAEHIMRYGDKYYLAQGILSFPHFLTRNFITKYADSMRPTDDLTRFYFFTNVIKMPLIGLHGENMLVRSDVEESVGWDNGNRAIADDSFFALNFAYLYPGRSAFMPAITYGSSPTTIRDMLKQRKRWFLNVSNLSFYGGIPIKYRAFMIYSIIFWIGMVVQNVVPILMVLHFLGVIRMAVINPEVLFLWAFTLSFWIWFYISGLRINREVSGIYRESLIDYAILVFLYIFVISPLEIIGGLLGFISFLKNERSFEVISKPI from the coding sequence ATGCAAACTCTAAGGCAGGGCGCTTTTGCGATGGGCTTGACTTTCTGGCAGATCCCCGTCATTCTTGTCCTCCTCATTCCTGCAGGATTCAAATTCATTTCTGATTCATCGAGTCCCATAACCTATGCCGTCGAGGCACTTTGGCTGATGGGCATGCCCATTATTGTAATAGCCCTGGCTGGAGCTTACAAGAGTAGGAACGTGCGTCTATCAGATTTCAGCGGCCATATCGATGAGATGGTTGTTTTTCAGATAGCGTCGATAGCCAGATGGGATGTGGTGAACGCACTTGAAAGGGTTATAAACTCAATAGTTTCATCTGCACCCCGTAATCTCAGGAACTGGTTCATAAACCTGGTGATCGAGGAAAATTCAGAAGCCAGGTCCTACCTCGAGAAAAAATATGGCGGCAGCAACAGAATAAGGATAACGGTTGTCCCGAGGGAATACAGGACGAAGAAGGGAGCTCTGGCAAAGTCAAGGGCCAACCAGTACGCAATAGAGAACCTAAGGGCGCAGGGACTGATATCAAAGAGCACATGGATATACCATTTGGACGATGACACGTCAATAGGCCCGGAGAGCGTTGCTGCCGTGGCTGAGCATATCATGCGTTATGGAGATAAATATTATCTGGCTCAGGGCATACTCTCTTTTCCCCACTTTCTGACGAGAAACTTCATAACAAAGTACGCTGATTCGATGAGGCCGACAGACGACCTCACGAGGTTCTACTTTTTCACGAACGTGATAAAGATGCCGCTGATAGGTCTTCATGGGGAGAACATGCTCGTCCGATCAGATGTGGAGGAGTCAGTTGGCTGGGATAACGGAAATAGGGCCATAGCGGATGACAGCTTCTTTGCCCTGAACTTTGCATATTTGTATCCAGGCCGATCGGCATTCATGCCCGCAATAACCTATGGGTCTTCTCCAACCACCATAAGGGACATGCTGAAGCAGAGGAAGCGCTGGTTCCTCAACGTGTCAAACCTGAGCTTCTACGGCGGCATTCCGATAAAATACAGGGCCTTCATGATATACAGCATAATATTCTGGATCGGGATGGTGGTGCAGAACGTTGTCCCTATCCTCATGGTCCTTCACTTCCTTGGTGTGATACGTATGGCAGTGATAAATCCGGAGGTTCTATTTCTTTGGGCTTTCACGCTTTCATTTTGGATATGGTTTTACATCTCTGGTCTGCGCATCAACAGGGAAGTCTCAGGGATATATCGTGAAAGCCTGATCGATTACGCCATCCTGGTGTTCCTATACATATTTGTGATCTCGCCGCTGGAGATAATTGGAGGCCTGCTTGGTTTCATTAGCTTCCTAAAGAATGAGAGATCCTTCGAAGTTATATCAAAACCCATCTGA
- the truD gene encoding tRNA pseudouridine(13) synthase TruD, translated as MSADQSNRARPVIRIKENPEDFTVEEVADIPKSDNGKYTIIKAEIIDWDTNRIVEEIASALRISRKRISYAGTKDKRARKIQYFCINAPVDVSVLAFKGFRIIDRFRSDHYLRLGDLTANHFRIRFQGASDDYIEQRYEKMMECGGFPNYFGQQRFGSRRRNTHDVGRLIVTGRYEDAVRLYLYDERYDIEDYRREFIETLDYNRALEKFPRTLRFERSIIGYYAQHHTFKGAFDALPKNLSIMFVHAYQSYLFNRMLSLRIEKYGLNRAIPGDTAFPVDRYFNPDKSRPVEVNEVNVDTINQLIERDRLRVALPIIGSEVGPDQSDFGEIEKKILEEEHVDRSMFRNSEYPHLSSTGDRRIVSAKPVDFSVSNSVMDFTLGRGIYATTLISTFGDLVDFDAESDGF; from the coding sequence ATGTCAGCAGATCAAAGCAACCGGGCCAGGCCCGTGATTCGCATAAAGGAGAACCCTGAAGATTTCACGGTTGAGGAAGTTGCGGACATTCCGAAAAGCGACAACGGCAAATACACAATCATAAAGGCCGAGATCATAGACTGGGATACCAACAGAATAGTGGAGGAGATCGCATCCGCGCTCAGGATAAGCAGAAAGAGGATCTCGTATGCAGGCACCAAGGACAAGCGTGCCAGAAAGATCCAATATTTCTGTATAAATGCACCCGTTGACGTTTCAGTGTTGGCGTTCAAGGGGTTCAGGATCATCGATAGATTCAGGAGCGATCACTACCTCAGGCTGGGCGATCTTACAGCGAATCATTTCAGGATAAGGTTCCAGGGTGCATCGGACGATTACATAGAGCAGCGTTACGAGAAGATGATGGAGTGCGGTGGTTTTCCAAATTACTTCGGCCAGCAGCGCTTCGGATCCAGGCGCAGGAACACCCATGACGTCGGGAGGCTCATAGTAACAGGAAGGTACGAAGATGCTGTTCGCCTTTACCTATACGATGAACGTTACGATATAGAGGACTACAGGAGGGAATTCATAGAGACGCTTGACTATAATAGGGCACTTGAAAAATTTCCTAGAACCCTCAGGTTTGAGCGTTCGATAATAGGGTACTATGCACAGCATCACACTTTTAAAGGTGCGTTTGACGCCCTCCCAAAAAACCTATCCATAATGTTCGTGCACGCATACCAATCGTACCTCTTCAACAGGATGCTTAGCCTCAGGATCGAAAAATACGGATTAAACAGGGCCATACCCGGCGATACGGCTTTTCCTGTGGACAGGTATTTCAACCCAGATAAGTCCAGGCCAGTGGAGGTTAATGAGGTAAACGTGGACACGATAAACCAGCTTATTGAAAGGGACCGCCTCAGGGTGGCGCTGCCAATAATAGGTTCAGAGGTTGGACCGGATCAAAGCGATTTCGGAGAAATAGAGAAAAAAATCCTGGAGGAAGAGCATGTGGATCGATCCATGTTCAGAAATTCGGAATACCCCCATCTCTCATCCACCGGCGACAGGCGTATAGTATCGGCGAAGCCTGTTGACTTTTCAGTTTCTAACAGCGTCATGGATTTCACCCTCGGCAGAGGCATATACGCAACAACCCTGATATCCACGTTTGGAGATCTGGTCGATTTTGACGCTGAATCAGATGGGTTTTGA
- the mqnC gene encoding cyclic dehypoxanthinyl futalosine synthase encodes MIVSDFISSIEKKIDRGEDLDEDDIVYMYDEADVNDLGKLARKITEKISGNRVSFVSNIILNYTNICNVRCKFCAFYRTGKEDDAYTMTPDQVIEEIRKYYPLGIKQVLIQGGVNPNLDLDYYIDVFRKIRKEFPDVGINGLSTAEINFISRKARMSYEDTISVLRDAGLETIPGAGAEILDEDIRVALGRPSGSGKQWLEIMETAHRIGVKTSATMVYGHIEKSINKAHHLIAIRDLQKKYHGFLSFTAWNMEPDNTQLQREGILKYRSQAEDVIRNVAISRIVLNYHLPIIQSSWLTNGVEMGQLAIIYGSNDWGGTIYDERVIPATGKQVGNLRKEIIIRSIRDLGMVPVERDNLYRTVKVY; translated from the coding sequence GTGATAGTATCAGATTTCATTTCATCCATCGAAAAGAAGATCGATCGCGGAGAGGATCTAGACGAAGACGATATCGTTTACATGTACGATGAGGCGGACGTAAACGATCTCGGGAAGCTTGCAAGGAAGATCACGGAGAAAATAAGCGGAAACCGCGTATCATTTGTTTCCAACATAATACTGAACTATACCAACATCTGCAACGTGAGGTGCAAATTCTGCGCCTTCTACAGAACTGGAAAGGAAGACGATGCATATACCATGACCCCAGATCAGGTAATAGAGGAGATAAGAAAGTACTATCCACTTGGTATAAAGCAGGTTCTGATACAAGGCGGAGTCAATCCGAACCTCGATCTGGATTACTACATCGATGTTTTCAGGAAAATAAGAAAGGAATTTCCAGATGTGGGCATAAACGGGCTTTCAACTGCGGAGATAAATTTCATTTCCAGGAAGGCGAGAATGAGCTATGAAGATACGATATCCGTACTGAGAGATGCTGGACTGGAAACCATACCTGGAGCCGGTGCTGAAATACTAGACGAGGATATTAGGGTAGCACTTGGAAGGCCCTCCGGAAGCGGAAAACAGTGGCTTGAAATAATGGAAACGGCGCATAGGATAGGTGTGAAGACCTCTGCAACCATGGTGTACGGCCACATTGAGAAGAGCATAAACAAGGCGCACCATCTCATAGCTATAAGAGATCTGCAGAAGAAGTACCACGGTTTCCTTTCTTTCACAGCCTGGAACATGGAGCCGGATAACACCCAGCTACAGAGGGAGGGCATACTGAAATACAGATCGCAGGCTGAGGACGTCATAAGAAATGTCGCAATATCTAGGATAGTGCTGAACTATCATCTGCCGATAATACAGAGTTCATGGCTGACAAACGGAGTGGAAATGGGGCAGCTTGCCATAATATACGGATCAAATGACTGGGGTGGAACCATATACGACGAACGTGTTATACCGGCAACGGGGAAGCAGGTTGGAAATCTGAGAAAGGAGATCATAATAAGGAGCATAAGGGATCTTGGCATGGTTCCGGTGGAGAGGGATAACCTCTACAGAACTGTCAAGGTTTACTGA
- a CDS encoding TIGR04190 family B12-binding domain/radical SAM domain protein: MNADVVFIHPPSIYDFRKRDIDPGPISDVVPSTPVFEMYPVGFVSMLNYLVQNGFNARIANVAVRMVQSKRFDPISYLKDLEAPIYGIDLHWLPHTHGALNLARIVKNLHPNSYVVLGGYSSTYFRKEIMRDYPFIDFILAGDFQEYGIYKLAESIVEGRPLSEVPGLVHRENGMIKEERPYDFRKGLENVFFNYEVLLKNALKYHDVKGHLPYADWLRNPEGFTLIERGCQLNCGFCGGSNFSYKNNFAINYQFRDPCRVVDEIELSQEILGSPVFVVGDLALAGPKYYEKFFQCLRDRKIDIPILTEYFKPFDEDYAREISRSVVDFSMEISPETSDENVRNWNKSGYSNDDLERSLKLAERYGSKKFDVYFSIGLSHQDYKNVLDTVEYAGKLMRDFNGSQMKLSTFISPIAPFVDPGSLWYEKSEMYGFKVFARTIADIYHILDTGKTWYDFLDYETQWMSREDIVNATYDAEIRMTQIRYDVGDIDRETMENIIRNVQNYRRGNNYCRSNRVDKHLAYMSKDIEWSNKHKPTLTSLLILLYRSYEEVIGGMRMRSEDRS, encoded by the coding sequence ATGAACGCTGATGTTGTTTTTATTCACCCTCCATCCATTTATGATTTCAGAAAGAGAGACATTGACCCTGGCCCCATAAGCGACGTGGTGCCCTCCACGCCAGTTTTCGAAATGTATCCCGTCGGCTTCGTCAGCATGCTGAATTATCTGGTACAGAATGGCTTCAACGCTAGGATAGCAAACGTTGCCGTTAGAATGGTACAGTCAAAAAGATTCGATCCGATATCCTATCTGAAGGATCTGGAGGCTCCGATATACGGCATCGATCTTCACTGGCTTCCACACACCCATGGAGCACTGAACCTTGCACGGATCGTCAAAAATCTGCATCCAAATTCATATGTGGTTCTCGGCGGCTATTCCTCCACCTACTTCAGGAAGGAGATAATGCGTGACTATCCCTTCATAGACTTCATCCTTGCCGGAGATTTTCAGGAATACGGCATATACAAGCTGGCCGAGAGCATTGTTGAAGGCAGACCATTATCTGAAGTACCCGGGCTTGTGCACAGGGAGAACGGGATGATAAAGGAGGAAAGGCCCTATGACTTCAGGAAGGGGCTTGAAAACGTTTTCTTCAACTACGAGGTTCTGCTGAAGAACGCCCTAAAATACCACGATGTGAAAGGCCATCTGCCTTACGCTGACTGGCTCAGGAATCCGGAGGGCTTCACACTCATAGAGCGCGGATGCCAGCTGAACTGCGGGTTCTGCGGCGGTTCCAATTTCTCCTACAAGAACAATTTCGCTATCAACTACCAGTTCAGAGATCCATGCAGGGTCGTCGATGAAATAGAGCTTTCGCAGGAGATCCTCGGATCACCTGTTTTTGTTGTGGGTGATCTTGCCCTCGCCGGCCCAAAATATTACGAAAAGTTCTTTCAATGCCTTCGTGACCGCAAGATAGACATACCTATCCTGACTGAGTACTTCAAGCCATTCGACGAGGACTACGCCAGGGAGATAAGCAGAAGCGTGGTTGATTTCTCCATGGAGATATCACCTGAAACTTCTGATGAGAACGTACGCAACTGGAACAAGAGCGGTTACAGCAACGATGATCTTGAGAGATCGCTTAAGCTGGCCGAAAGATACGGCTCCAAGAAGTTCGACGTTTACTTCTCCATCGGACTGTCGCACCAGGACTACAAGAACGTCCTCGATACTGTTGAATATGCAGGCAAGCTCATGAGGGATTTCAACGGATCTCAAATGAAACTCAGCACATTCATATCGCCCATAGCACCCTTTGTAGATCCCGGATCACTCTGGTATGAAAAATCTGAAATGTACGGATTCAAGGTCTTCGCCAGAACCATTGCGGATATATACCATATACTTGACACTGGAAAGACGTGGTACGATTTTCTGGACTACGAGACTCAGTGGATGAGCAGGGAGGACATAGTGAATGCTACCTATGATGCAGAGATAAGGATGACACAGATAAGGTACGATGTTGGAGACATAGACCGTGAGACCATGGAGAATATAATAAGAAACGTGCAGAACTACAGGCGCGGAAACAATTACTGCAGGAGCAATAGGGTTGACAAACACCTCGCATACATGAGCAAGGACATAGAATGGTCAAACAAACACAAGCCGACGCTCACCTCACTGCTCATATTACTATATAGATCCTATGAGGAGGTTATAGGAGGCATGCGTATGAGATCAGAGGATCGATCATGA
- a CDS encoding radical SAM protein, with protein MISYDVDYWVERARTSPITFQEAMDLSGMDVFDLMKIANRLTEIDVGETVTYAVSYNINYTNYCTASCPICAFYVPYKNKRFGKGYELTKEMIMHEAYEAKKRQVTEVHIVGGFNPDLSIEYYEDMFRTIRSIMPDVAIKAFTIPEIDFIARTTGNSIKETVSRFMEAGMNAHTGGGAEIFDPEVRRIVATPEKISGEKWLEDAKIIHKLGLKGNSTMTYGHVEGWNHIVDHMIRIRDNQMEVPGFLSFIPLKFSPENTALLKSGRVKGPAPVDKDLKVIALARILMGEAIRNISVYWVALGKLVAQIAINGGGSDLVGTAYSEKVFGATDRRNPTTTEELNHLVRQAGKIPAIRDTFYNIMAYA; from the coding sequence ATGATCTCCTACGATGTTGATTACTGGGTGGAGAGAGCCAGAACCTCACCCATAACATTCCAAGAGGCCATGGATCTTTCAGGCATGGATGTATTTGATCTGATGAAGATTGCGAACAGGCTTACAGAGATCGATGTTGGAGAAACCGTTACTTATGCAGTTTCTTACAATATCAACTATACAAACTACTGCACCGCAAGCTGCCCAATATGCGCATTCTATGTTCCATACAAGAATAAAAGGTTTGGGAAGGGGTACGAGCTGACGAAGGAGATGATAATGCATGAGGCATACGAGGCAAAGAAGAGGCAGGTGACAGAGGTCCACATTGTCGGTGGCTTCAATCCCGATCTGAGCATAGAATATTATGAGGATATGTTCCGTACAATAAGATCCATAATGCCAGATGTTGCGATAAAGGCTTTTACGATCCCCGAGATAGACTTCATTGCCAGAACCACAGGAAACAGCATAAAGGAAACTGTATCAAGGTTCATGGAAGCCGGTATGAACGCCCACACCGGTGGCGGTGCTGAAATATTCGATCCTGAGGTCAGGAGGATCGTTGCAACTCCTGAGAAGATATCTGGCGAGAAATGGCTGGAGGATGCAAAGATAATACACAAACTTGGCCTGAAGGGAAATTCCACCATGACCTATGGCCATGTTGAGGGGTGGAACCACATAGTGGATCACATGATAAGGATCAGGGACAATCAGATGGAGGTTCCAGGCTTCCTTTCATTCATACCGTTGAAATTCAGCCCAGAGAACACAGCCCTTCTTAAATCGGGAAGGGTCAAGGGCCCTGCACCGGTGGACAAAGATCTGAAGGTCATAGCGCTTGCGAGGATATTGATGGGAGAGGCGATAAGGAACATAAGCGTTTACTGGGTGGCTCTGGGCAAACTTGTGGCGCAGATCGCCATCAATGGTGGCGGCAGCGATCTCGTTGGTACGGCCTATAGTGAGAAGGTATTTGGCGCAACGGACAGGAGGAACCCAACCACAACAGAGGAACTGAACCATCTCGTGAGGCAGGCTGGAAAGATCCCCGCCATAAGGGATACATTCTACAACATAATGGCGTACGCATGA
- a CDS encoding menaquinone biosynthetic enzyme MqnA/MqnD family protein — MISIIDFAHSDPLYLGFEDRAGIERHNPFENLDLVLSGKAQIGMVSLVSYLENEDNLRLLKTANIHSMGKTISTLLISKNDRLKKSIDVAVTRNTKTTELYLDLVLTSLGIEHRFMHTDFKDAGDLLGLADYALLNGDEALAVYSSRIHIIMDVGSAFSRIFHISPVYAVSVSRVSENPDTSRLDRAVVRSAAFRNECARGLSHRLNIPMSVAEDYYNTIIYDYDDHVEKAIEFIINVHKQASRNRTSSSLVG, encoded by the coding sequence ATGATCTCGATAATTGATTTCGCACACAGCGATCCGCTCTATCTTGGATTCGAAGACAGGGCTGGGATCGAGCGTCACAATCCATTCGAGAACCTAGATCTGGTTCTTTCAGGAAAGGCACAGATAGGCATGGTGTCCCTCGTTTCATATCTGGAAAACGAGGATAACCTGCGCCTTTTGAAGACCGCAAACATACACTCCATGGGCAAGACAATTTCAACGCTTCTGATATCGAAGAACGACAGGCTGAAGAAGAGCATCGACGTTGCAGTGACACGGAATACGAAGACTACGGAGCTCTATCTCGATCTCGTGCTCACATCCCTCGGCATCGAACACAGGTTCATGCACACCGATTTCAAGGACGCCGGTGATCTGCTGGGTCTTGCGGATTATGCCCTGCTGAATGGCGATGAGGCACTTGCCGTATACTCGTCCAGGATCCACATAATAATGGATGTGGGAAGTGCGTTTTCGAGGATTTTCCATATTTCGCCTGTATACGCGGTATCCGTTTCGAGGGTATCGGAGAACCCTGACACCTCTCGCCTGGACCGCGCTGTTGTCCGTTCTGCCGCTTTCAGAAACGAATGTGCGCGCGGCCTTTCCCATCGGCTGAATATACCGATGAGCGTTGCTGAGGACTACTACAATACGATAATATACGATTACGATGATCATGTGGAAAAGGCCATAGAATTCATCATAAACGTTCATAAGCAGGCTAGCAGAAACAGGACATCCTCATCGCTGGTAGGATGA
- the guaB gene encoding IMP dehydrogenase, whose translation MYREKFTKITEGFTFDDVLLIPMRTAVEPKNVVVSSRISRHIQVKVPIVSSPMDTVTEDAMAIAMARYGAIGVIHRNQPREKEVEMVKRVKREETIIIRDVYTISPETPIEVARTLMATRNIAGLPVVKDDKLVGIVTKRDLEFVKKGSSVSDVMVRDVITAPENVDIDEAIEILHKNRIEKLPLVDSSGHLVGLITAKDIITRQKFPDASRDSEGQLMVGAAVGPFDLDRAVEVEKAGADFIVVDTAHADNENVLSSLKKMRKQISVDIVAGNIATAQAAEDLISCDVDGLRVGIGPGSICTTRIVAGVGVPQLTAISDVAEAAKDSGIPVIADGGIRYSGDIVKAIAAGADAVMLGSMLAGTEESPGQEMIINGRKYKAYRGMGSIGALTTGLSDRYSKLGNGFIAEGVEGAVPYRGRVDEVLFQLVGGLRTGMGYVGAATIEDLKRNGKFVRITNNGLRESHPHDIRLISEPPNYQISNISP comes from the coding sequence ATGTATAGAGAGAAGTTCACGAAGATAACAGAAGGCTTCACTTTTGATGATGTTCTGCTCATACCAATGCGTACGGCTGTTGAACCAAAGAATGTTGTTGTTTCGTCACGCATAAGCCGGCACATACAGGTCAAGGTTCCAATAGTAAGCTCGCCCATGGACACTGTGACGGAAGATGCAATGGCAATCGCCATGGCCAGATATGGCGCCATAGGCGTAATCCACAGGAACCAGCCACGGGAAAAGGAAGTTGAGATGGTAAAGCGCGTGAAGAGGGAAGAGACCATCATAATACGGGACGTGTACACAATAAGCCCTGAGACGCCAATAGAGGTCGCAAGGACCCTCATGGCAACCAGAAACATAGCCGGACTCCCTGTTGTGAAGGATGATAAGCTCGTCGGCATAGTCACGAAGAGGGACCTGGAGTTCGTGAAGAAGGGCTCATCGGTATCCGACGTCATGGTCAGGGATGTCATCACCGCTCCGGAGAACGTGGATATAGACGAGGCAATAGAGATACTGCATAAGAACAGGATAGAGAAACTGCCGCTCGTTGACAGTTCAGGCCATCTCGTTGGCCTCATAACAGCAAAGGACATCATAACAAGGCAAAAGTTTCCTGATGCTTCGAGGGACAGCGAGGGCCAGCTTATGGTCGGTGCAGCGGTCGGCCCTTTCGATCTGGACAGGGCCGTGGAGGTCGAGAAGGCAGGGGCGGACTTCATAGTCGTTGACACCGCACATGCGGACAACGAGAACGTCCTTTCCTCCCTCAAGAAGATGCGGAAGCAGATATCCGTGGATATCGTTGCCGGGAACATAGCCACGGCGCAGGCTGCCGAGGATCTGATTTCCTGCGACGTGGATGGCCTCAGGGTGGGCATAGGCCCGGGATCCATATGCACGACCAGGATAGTGGCTGGCGTGGGCGTCCCACAGCTCACAGCGATATCGGATGTGGCAGAGGCCGCGAAGGACAGCGGGATACCCGTTATAGCAGACGGAGGCATAAGGTATTCTGGGGATATAGTCAAGGCCATAGCCGCAGGCGCAGATGCGGTGATGCTTGGATCGATGCTGGCAGGCACTGAGGAAAGCCCAGGCCAGGAGATGATAATAAACGGCAGGAAATACAAGGCATACAGGGGCATGGGGTCCATCGGTGCTCTCACAACCGGCCTATCGGACCGATACAGCAAGCTTGGCAACGGTTTCATAGCTGAGGGCGTGGAAGGCGCTGTCCCATACAGGGGCAGGGTTGATGAGGTCCTGTTCCAGCTGGTCGGTGGCCTGCGCACAGGGATGGGGTATGTCGGGGCAGCCACCATAGAGGATCTGAAGAGGAACGGCAAATTTGTGAGGATAACAAATAACGGTCTCAGGGAGAGCCACCCGCACGACATAAGGTTGATAAGCGAACCGCCAAATTACCAGATATCGAATATAAGCCCGTAG
- a CDS encoding aldehyde dehydrogenase family protein: protein MIIKNRFTDEIEDAYLDYGSPPPEWQTVQNAAESLRSMPTDQLQSSAKSVFDYIRQNMDAILPRISRTTGKPMRYLRLEVDRSLSETGKIVVMDEPMFHDIPQYSVVYPNYQDPVSSLIVPSIFFLLNRVPVIVVPDRYAFLVPSLIYKAFASSGLPSGSFSISNGGIPEGFPSTRYAVSYSTDAMPEAAPGSGTLHADRGGPSMAVVWKDADVDFAAQNLVDSVIERHSIFLRSIVVHDEIFEYFVNRLKDLLPSIVAGDPEDLSTQLGPCASDIDLIRSLNMIAEARRARSIIYSKGPQGNIITPTIINGEITDMDDMVYTPVYILHHASSMEEVFELVSKVGPEALALYSSDSMLFRMVLSRTSAKYIGLNSYPEISYKPPISIPRRGLYL from the coding sequence ATGATAATAAAAAACAGATTCACCGATGAGATCGAGGATGCGTACCTCGATTACGGCAGTCCTCCGCCTGAATGGCAGACCGTCCAGAATGCAGCAGAATCGCTCAGATCAATGCCAACCGATCAGCTGCAGTCTTCGGCGAAGTCAGTATTCGATTACATCAGGCAGAACATGGATGCCATACTTCCGCGGATATCCAGGACTACGGGCAAGCCAATGAGATATCTCAGATTGGAGGTAGACAGATCTCTTTCGGAAACGGGAAAGATCGTGGTAATGGATGAACCGATGTTTCACGATATCCCTCAGTATTCGGTCGTTTATCCCAACTACCAGGATCCCGTGTCGTCATTGATCGTACCATCCATTTTCTTCCTCCTGAATCGCGTACCAGTTATTGTGGTTCCCGACAGGTATGCATTTCTAGTCCCATCGCTAATCTACAAGGCCTTCGCATCCTCCGGGCTTCCCAGTGGTTCGTTCAGCATATCAAACGGCGGCATTCCAGAGGGCTTTCCCAGTACGAGGTACGCTGTATCATACTCCACGGACGCCATGCCGGAGGCTGCGCCAGGGTCAGGCACGCTCCATGCTGATCGCGGGGGGCCGTCTATGGCCGTCGTGTGGAAGGATGCGGACGTTGATTTTGCAGCCCAGAACCTGGTGGATTCGGTCATAGAACGGCACAGCATATTCCTGAGATCAATAGTGGTGCACGATGAGATCTTCGAATATTTCGTAAACAGATTGAAGGATCTGCTTCCATCCATAGTTGCAGGCGATCCCGAGGATCTGTCAACCCAGCTTGGGCCATGTGCATCGGATATAGATCTCATCAGATCCCTGAACATGATAGCGGAGGCGAGGAGGGCCAGGTCCATCATCTACTCCAAGGGCCCGCAGGGAAACATCATAACGCCAACGATCATAAACGGTGAAATAACCGATATGGATGACATGGTTTACACACCCGTCTACATTCTGCACCATGCATCCTCCATGGAGGAAGTTTTCGAACTCGTTTCTAAGGTGGGCCCTGAAGCCCTTGCACTCTACAGCTCGGATTCCATGCTTTTCAGGATGGTTCTTTCCAGGACTTCGGCAAAATACATAGGCCTGAACAGCTATCCTGAAATATCGTATAAACCTCCGATCAGCATTCCCAGGCGCGGTCTGTACCTTTGA